The Aureispira anguillae genome contains a region encoding:
- a CDS encoding pectinacetylesterase family protein yields MKYHLIIYIVALLTIISCKKETTVQEEFEKASEKETWHYIAVPGMVCRDNSNTGIGVRLRNHSNKVIIYLEGGGGCFNGVTCAVNPGTYGQLAFDSWKSIGLQFGIFDKNSNLNPFKDWNCIYVPYCTGDVHSGTNYSADVNFLYSDQKMVGHDNISLALEALKEYFGTRLDEVFLTGSSAGGYGTLINADQVIEAFPAAKTTILDDSGPVLMAQNVQPDCLDDLWQNLFLTHIPSDFSSYTTGKYSTPMKSIYEYLGTKHPTVQFGLISSLEDIVIREFYGYGTNNCAKTTVVPAPLPAIDYKNALLHLRDSVLSPYNNWKTFYVSDASHTFNLLPGAMSKEVNGVKYGEWINDLRNGTARHIHD; encoded by the coding sequence ATGAAATACCACCTCATCATTTATATTGTAGCACTTTTGACGATTATTAGTTGCAAAAAAGAAACAACCGTACAAGAAGAATTTGAAAAAGCATCCGAAAAAGAAACATGGCATTACATTGCCGTTCCTGGTATGGTTTGCCGTGACAATAGCAATACGGGAATTGGCGTGCGCCTTCGCAACCATTCCAATAAGGTTATTATTTATTTAGAAGGAGGAGGTGGTTGCTTTAATGGAGTTACCTGTGCTGTAAATCCTGGTACTTATGGGCAATTAGCCTTTGATAGTTGGAAATCGATTGGGCTACAATTCGGAATTTTTGACAAAAATAGCAATCTAAACCCTTTTAAGGATTGGAATTGTATTTATGTGCCATATTGTACGGGAGATGTGCATAGTGGAACGAATTATAGTGCAGATGTAAATTTTTTATACAGCGATCAGAAAATGGTAGGGCACGATAACATAAGTTTGGCATTAGAGGCTTTGAAAGAGTACTTTGGGACAAGATTGGACGAGGTGTTTTTGACGGGGTCAAGCGCTGGAGGTTATGGAACCTTGATTAATGCAGATCAAGTCATTGAAGCTTTTCCTGCTGCAAAAACAACAATTTTGGACGATTCTGGTCCCGTACTAATGGCTCAAAATGTTCAGCCCGATTGTTTGGATGATTTATGGCAAAACTTATTCCTAACACATATACCTTCCGATTTTTCTAGTTATACCACAGGAAAGTATAGCACTCCAATGAAGTCTATTTATGAATATTTAGGAACCAAACACCCTACGGTACAGTTTGGTCTAATTTCTTCTTTGGAAGATATTGTAATTCGAGAATTTTATGGTTATGGGACAAATAATTGTGCAAAAACAACCGTAGTGCCTGCTCCTTTGCCAGCTATAGATTATAAAAATGCTTTATTGCATTTGAGGGACTCTGTTTTGTCGCCCTACAACAATTGGAAGACCTTTTATGTTAGTGATGCAAGCCATACCTTTAATTTACTTCCAGGGGCGATGTCAAAAGAGGTAAATGGCGTAAAGTACGGTGAATGGATTAATGATTTGAGAAATGGAACCGCTCGTCATATACATGACTAG
- a CDS encoding Crp/Fnr family transcriptional regulator: protein MNKIEAFFDRFPFLKSEDIALIHQIAVKKTYQVGDEFIKLGATRKKIGIIQEGLIRGYYIKSSGEEVSILFAKEGEVASTHELIFYNTPSRQIVEFLEPTTMLVLDYRDIEQLALTHPGIEQLKNQFIQDYLVKVLQRLETFLVYTPKERYQWLMKEEPSFMQRVQQKHLASFLGITPVSLSRLRSRMNKK, encoded by the coding sequence ATGAATAAAATAGAGGCGTTTTTTGATCGATTTCCATTTTTGAAATCAGAGGATATCGCATTAATTCATCAAATAGCTGTTAAAAAAACATACCAAGTAGGGGACGAATTTATTAAGTTGGGGGCTACTAGAAAAAAAATAGGGATTATCCAAGAAGGATTAATTCGAGGGTACTATATTAAAAGCTCAGGAGAGGAGGTTTCTATCCTTTTTGCCAAAGAGGGAGAGGTCGCCTCAACCCATGAATTAATCTTTTATAATACGCCCAGTCGCCAAATTGTAGAGTTCCTAGAACCTACCACTATGCTGGTCTTGGATTATCGAGATATAGAGCAATTAGCGCTTACTCATCCAGGAATAGAGCAGTTAAAAAATCAATTCATTCAAGATTATTTGGTCAAGGTTTTGCAGCGTTTAGAAACATTTCTGGTTTATACACCCAAAGAACGTTATCAGTGGTTAATGAAAGAAGAACCTAGTTTTATGCAGCGAGTACAACAAAAACACTTGGCCTCATTTTTAGGAATAACCCCTGTTTCTCTATCTAGGTTGCGTTCAAGAATGAATAAAAAATAA
- a CDS encoding WD40/YVTN/BNR-like repeat-containing protein gives MKKLFLLLAISAMPSLFFAQKGKKGKKDKNKTEQKKAGQNFNALKFRCIGPAFTSGRIADIAVNPKKTSEYYIAVASGNVWKTTNAGTTYKPIFENYGSYSIGCVTIAPSNENIVWVGTGENNNQRSVAYGDGVYKSEDGGKSWKNMGLKKSEHIGMIRVHPTNPNIVYVAAYGPLWSAGGERGLYKTEDGGKTWKAILEIDKHTGVSEVHLDPRDPNVLYAVSHQRRRHVFTYLGGGPGSGIHKSEDGGKTWKKLAGGLPSGDFLGRIGLAISPANPDYVYAIVEASKGKKGTYRSTDRGASWTKRSSYSTSGNYYQEIYCDLYDVNKVYSMNTWFHHSIDGGKTFKRTGEKHKHVDNHCMWVDPTNTDHWIVGCDGGIYETWNHATDWQFKANLPVTQFYKVAVDNAKPFYNIYGGTQDNNSMGGPSRTTNSAGIVNSDWYITNGGDGFESQIDPTNPDIVYAQAQYGWLVRYDKKSGERVGIKPRPEEGESAYRWNWDAPLLISPHNPKRLYFAANKVFKSETRGDDWEVISEDLTQQIDRNTLKVMDRVWSADAVMKNKSTSIYGNIVALDESPLQENLLYIGTDDGLIQVSEDAKTWTKIAAVTGVPANTYVNALVTSQHDKHTVYAVFNNHKNGDFKPYIYKSIDKGATWTAVHGDLPARGSVYDIAEDHVDKNLLFAGTEFGIFFSKNGGVNWHQLKGGIPTIAIRDVEIQKRENDLVLASFGRGFYVLDDYSPLRNYKDEDKKELAVLYPIKDAWIFIERAPLGLRGIASQGESYYAAPNPPVGAVFSYLFSDTTMMTSKDARYKLEAKLTKEKKDIPYPTLDALHQEDWEQKPYAIMTITNKAGEVVRRIKTTPRKGMNRLVWDFRYESLIPVQLKERKPGRYGSAPTGALAAPGEYFAQLAKVVAGKVTILTEKVPFKIKSLNNATLSAEDKAALTAFEVKLAKMRRAGRGVGSVYSAMNNRVAHLQKGILLTPNADLKLLETAEKLRLQLKALGVELYGDGSLSKREFEAEPGLFERMESPIWNMWDATSAPSKTALKNYTLVGKMFEQFLAKLNGVKDEINQLEKQLNDLGGPYTPGRIQIPDWKME, from the coding sequence ATGAAAAAACTATTTTTACTGCTTGCCATCTCGGCAATGCCAAGTCTATTTTTTGCACAAAAAGGTAAAAAAGGCAAAAAGGACAAGAACAAAACAGAGCAAAAAAAAGCAGGACAGAATTTTAATGCGCTTAAATTTAGATGCATTGGTCCTGCATTTACCTCTGGAAGGATTGCAGATATTGCTGTTAATCCTAAAAAAACATCGGAGTACTATATTGCCGTAGCCTCAGGCAATGTTTGGAAAACCACCAATGCAGGAACCACTTATAAGCCTATTTTTGAAAATTATGGCTCTTATTCCATTGGCTGCGTTACCATTGCTCCTAGCAATGAAAACATCGTTTGGGTAGGAACGGGCGAGAACAACAACCAACGCTCAGTAGCCTATGGTGATGGTGTTTACAAATCGGAAGATGGTGGAAAATCTTGGAAAAATATGGGCCTTAAAAAGAGTGAACATATTGGTATGATCCGAGTACATCCGACCAACCCTAACATCGTTTATGTAGCGGCTTATGGCCCACTTTGGAGTGCTGGTGGCGAACGGGGCTTGTACAAAACAGAAGATGGCGGAAAAACATGGAAAGCCATTTTGGAAATTGACAAACATACTGGTGTCAGTGAAGTACATCTAGACCCTCGTGATCCTAATGTACTTTATGCGGTTTCTCATCAACGCCGCCGCCATGTTTTCACCTATTTGGGAGGTGGTCCTGGTTCTGGGATTCACAAATCAGAAGATGGGGGAAAAACGTGGAAAAAACTGGCTGGGGGCTTGCCTAGTGGTGATTTTTTGGGTAGAATTGGTCTAGCCATTTCTCCTGCCAATCCCGATTATGTTTATGCTATCGTCGAAGCATCCAAAGGCAAAAAAGGAACCTATCGTTCAACCGATAGAGGCGCTAGTTGGACCAAAAGAAGTAGTTATAGTACTTCTGGAAATTATTATCAGGAAATTTACTGCGATTTGTACGATGTCAACAAGGTGTATTCTATGAATACTTGGTTTCATCATTCTATTGATGGTGGAAAAACCTTTAAAAGAACTGGTGAAAAACACAAACATGTTGACAATCATTGTATGTGGGTTGATCCAACCAATACCGACCATTGGATTGTAGGTTGTGACGGTGGTATCTATGAGACTTGGAACCACGCTACAGATTGGCAGTTCAAAGCTAATTTACCCGTTACGCAGTTTTACAAAGTAGCGGTTGATAACGCCAAACCTTTTTATAATATTTATGGTGGAACCCAAGACAATAACTCTATGGGGGGACCAAGTAGAACGACCAATTCAGCAGGGATTGTCAATTCAGATTGGTACATTACCAATGGTGGTGATGGATTCGAATCACAAATTGATCCGACCAATCCTGATATTGTTTATGCCCAAGCACAGTATGGTTGGTTGGTGCGTTATGACAAAAAAAGTGGTGAACGTGTTGGTATCAAACCAAGACCTGAGGAAGGAGAATCAGCTTACCGTTGGAACTGGGATGCTCCGTTGTTAATTAGCCCACACAATCCTAAACGTTTGTATTTTGCCGCTAATAAGGTATTCAAAAGCGAAACTCGTGGGGACGACTGGGAAGTAATTTCAGAAGATTTGACCCAACAAATTGATCGCAATACGCTAAAAGTAATGGATCGTGTTTGGTCGGCGGATGCGGTTATGAAAAATAAAAGTACTTCTATCTATGGTAATATTGTAGCCTTAGATGAATCGCCTTTGCAAGAAAACTTGCTTTATATTGGTACCGATGATGGGCTTATTCAGGTTTCGGAAGATGCCAAAACTTGGACTAAAATTGCCGCTGTTACTGGTGTTCCTGCCAATACTTATGTCAATGCTTTGGTTACGTCTCAGCACGACAAGCATACCGTTTATGCGGTTTTTAACAACCACAAAAATGGCGATTTTAAGCCTTATATTTACAAAAGTATCGACAAGGGAGCTACTTGGACGGCTGTACATGGTGATTTACCTGCTCGTGGTAGCGTTTACGATATTGCAGAGGATCATGTTGATAAAAATCTCTTGTTTGCAGGAACTGAATTTGGTATTTTCTTTAGTAAAAATGGTGGGGTCAACTGGCACCAACTCAAAGGTGGCATTCCAACCATTGCCATTCGTGACGTTGAGATCCAAAAGCGTGAAAACGATTTAGTACTGGCTTCTTTTGGTCGTGGTTTTTATGTATTGGACGATTATTCGCCACTGCGCAATTATAAGGACGAAGACAAAAAGGAATTGGCGGTACTTTATCCCATCAAGGATGCTTGGATTTTTATTGAGCGTGCGCCTTTGGGTTTGAGAGGAATTGCTTCGCAAGGAGAATCCTATTATGCAGCTCCCAACCCTCCTGTTGGTGCGGTCTTTAGCTATTTGTTTAGCGATACCACAATGATGACCAGCAAGGATGCTCGTTACAAATTGGAGGCTAAATTGACCAAGGAGAAAAAGGATATTCCTTATCCTACTTTGGATGCCTTGCACCAAGAAGATTGGGAACAAAAGCCTTATGCCATTATGACCATTACCAACAAAGCGGGTGAGGTTGTTCGTAGAATCAAAACAACGCCTAGAAAGGGTATGAATCGCTTGGTTTGGGATTTTCGCTATGAATCGTTGATTCCAGTACAACTAAAAGAACGCAAACCTGGGCGTTATGGCTCGGCTCCTACGGGTGCTTTGGCGGCTCCTGGCGAATACTTTGCTCAATTGGCAAAGGTCGTGGCAGGAAAGGTAACGATCCTAACAGAAAAGGTGCCTTTTAAGATCAAATCGCTGAACAATGCTACGCTTAGCGCAGAGGACAAGGCGGCTTTAACTGCTTTTGAGGTTAAATTGGCTAAAATGCGCCGTGCTGGTCGTGGCGTAGGTTCTGTTTATTCGGCCATGAACAATCGTGTTGCTCATTTGCAAAAGGGTATTTTGCTTACGCCAAATGCGGATCTAAAACTTTTGGAAACTGCCGAAAAATTACGCCTTCAACTGAAAGCTTTAGGGGTTGAATTGTATGGTGATGGTAGCTTGAGCAAACGTGAATTCGAAGCGGAACCTGGCTTGTTTGAGCGCATGGAAAGCCCCATCTGGAATATGTGGGATGCGACTTCTGCGCCTTCCAAAACTGCACTCAAAAATTATACATTGGTGGGCAAAATGTTTGAACAGTTTCTCGCTAAACTCAATGGGGTGAAAGATGAAATTAATCAACTGGAAAAACAATTGAACGACTTGGGTGGTCCTTATACGCCTGGACGCATCCAAATTCCTGATTGGAAAATGGAGTAA
- a CDS encoding MBL fold metallo-hydrolase has product MQHIISVFLIVFCLLACEKPKSTSAKENVFSPPKSNIYTIVLGNVQDAGYPQIGCMKACCKEHWNPAAQQKSITALGLVDAETRQTWLFEASPDFKYQTKLLSDEINPQQFQLPNGIFLTHGHIGHYVGLMHLGREAMSANKVPVYAMPRMKDYLETSGPWSQLVALDNIALQLMKADSVIQLTKSIQVTPFLVPHRGEYTETVGYKISSPNKKILFIPDIDKWHQWKRNIKEEILAVDVAFLDATFFKNGEVGNRDMSEIPHPFVEESMRLFEDLPASEKAKIHFIHFNHTNPILQKNSNAKQEVLEKGYKIAEEGLIVDL; this is encoded by the coding sequence ATGCAGCATATTATCAGTGTTTTTTTGATCGTTTTTTGTTTATTGGCATGTGAAAAGCCTAAGTCAACCAGTGCAAAAGAAAACGTATTTTCTCCGCCAAAGAGCAATATTTATACAATTGTATTGGGAAATGTACAAGATGCAGGTTATCCTCAAATTGGTTGCATGAAGGCCTGTTGTAAAGAACATTGGAATCCCGCCGCACAACAAAAATCCATTACAGCCTTGGGATTAGTGGATGCAGAAACAAGGCAAACATGGCTTTTTGAAGCCTCGCCAGATTTTAAATACCAGACCAAATTATTATCCGATGAAATAAATCCTCAACAATTTCAATTGCCCAATGGCATTTTTTTAACACATGGTCATATTGGACATTATGTAGGCTTGATGCATTTGGGTAGAGAAGCCATGAGCGCTAATAAGGTGCCAGTTTATGCCATGCCTAGAATGAAAGATTATTTGGAAACGAGCGGTCCTTGGAGTCAATTAGTAGCCTTGGATAATATAGCCTTGCAATTAATGAAGGCAGATAGCGTTATTCAGCTCACTAAATCCATTCAAGTAACGCCCTTTTTAGTGCCTCATCGTGGAGAATATACAGAGACAGTAGGGTATAAAATAAGCAGTCCCAATAAGAAAATATTATTCATTCCTGATATCGATAAATGGCATCAATGGAAACGTAATATAAAAGAAGAAATTCTAGCAGTGGATGTTGCTTTCTTGGATGCGACATTCTTTAAAAATGGAGAAGTTGGCAATAGAGATATGTCTGAAATTCCGCACCCTTTTGTAGAAGAAAGCATGCGTTTATTTGAGGACTTGCCAGCTTCAGAAAAGGCAAAAATTCATTTTATCCATTTTAATCATACCAACCCTATCTTACAAAAAAATAGCAATGCCAAACAAGAAGTTCTAGAAAAAGGCTATAAAATTGCTGAAGAAGGTCTAATTGTAGATCTTTGA
- a CDS encoding MORN repeat-containing protein, with the protein MLQKFLPFCFLFLMLSFSQIQAQAGKCTAGNCVDGYGRFEWISGEEYIGNFNQGKMHGYGVFYWQNKRKFIGNWKKGKMHGTGTLFYEDGRIKKGVWKANTFVRLTRNNFVMSNENIRRAQEELEQMLLDRPNMSKIIDREDIIWQWVVHKMAGEDIQSPIYWQAQSSKSFPIPTGVNAVHAYPTKKTEGRIWVKNNPNPEEMWAGLIYELHNIKNGTAFQAIEQDAKQLQCTKKAYILRYARLEYKAAQETIEFYKKIWLPYCKAKGIKPNPQLWFYYLPNSFEQWMAGFTDKNGYPWHPYAAYYDRLVKGVAKNY; encoded by the coding sequence ATGCTGCAAAAATTCCTACCATTTTGTTTCTTATTTTTAATGCTGTCTTTTTCGCAAATACAGGCTCAGGCAGGCAAATGCACGGCTGGCAACTGTGTAGATGGGTATGGTAGGTTTGAATGGATAAGTGGTGAAGAATATATCGGTAATTTTAACCAAGGTAAAATGCATGGATATGGTGTTTTTTATTGGCAAAACAAACGCAAATTTATCGGCAACTGGAAAAAAGGAAAAATGCATGGCACGGGTACCTTGTTTTATGAAGATGGCCGCATCAAAAAAGGAGTTTGGAAAGCCAATACCTTTGTTCGTCTAACACGAAATAATTTTGTGATGTCTAACGAAAACATCAGACGTGCCCAAGAAGAACTAGAACAAATGCTTCTAGACCGCCCCAACATGAGCAAAATTATTGATCGAGAGGATATTATATGGCAATGGGTAGTGCACAAAATGGCAGGCGAAGATATTCAATCGCCTATTTATTGGCAAGCACAGAGCAGCAAAAGTTTCCCCATCCCTACTGGTGTTAATGCAGTGCATGCCTATCCCACAAAAAAAACAGAAGGGCGCATTTGGGTCAAAAACAACCCCAACCCAGAAGAAATGTGGGCAGGTCTTATTTACGAATTGCACAATATAAAAAATGGGACAGCTTTTCAAGCCATTGAGCAAGATGCTAAACAATTGCAATGTACTAAAAAAGCATACATCCTTCGCTATGCCAGACTAGAATACAAAGCGGCTCAAGAAACCATTGAATTTTACAAAAAAATTTGGTTGCCATATTGTAAGGCTAAAGGAATTAAGCCCAATCCTCAGTTGTGGTTTTATTATTTACCCAATAGTTTTGAACAATGGATGGCTGGATTTACAGATAAAAATGGCTATCCTTGGCATCCTTATGCTGCTTATTATGACCGCTTGGTCAAAGGCGTGGCTAAGAATTATTGA
- a CDS encoding tetratricopeptide repeat protein — translation MNLPIITLLLFLSCTTFAQKIHEPAEIFEILEKSKLNYNIQQLEDNIPVKDHTLNLNTGDYYRKAEANSIMTMKVELSEQTFSIKEKAEKYFREQNYSAARKMYEEVLEIHPEYSKIITYIGQTYHSQGEPKKAIEYFKKAINNNYLDYMAHWFLGKYYLENNQPNKAIDEIITAHILNRNHILIKKDLATVLRKLGYKFEDWTFTPQIKISQPDSQNVKIGFKSEWAGYAFAKAVWAYEPNYKKSMGVKEDGISILEEKESLLGLYVGNINNKKFAKTPMFIALKNSIKNRQFDEFILYEIFIVETPFIAYQFPKELILKIKKYILESRCKFSKKKQKRKKR, via the coding sequence ATGAATTTACCAATAATAACTTTGCTTCTCTTTTTAAGCTGTACTACTTTTGCTCAAAAAATACATGAACCTGCTGAAATATTTGAAATACTTGAAAAATCAAAATTAAACTATAATATTCAACAGTTAGAGGATAATATTCCAGTAAAAGATCATACACTCAATTTAAATACAGGAGACTATTATAGAAAAGCGGAAGCTAACTCTATTATGACAATGAAAGTTGAACTGTCAGAACAAACTTTCAGTATTAAAGAAAAGGCTGAAAAGTATTTCAGAGAACAAAATTACTCCGCAGCAAGAAAAATGTATGAGGAGGTTTTAGAAATACACCCTGAATATTCTAAAATCATCACTTATATTGGACAAACTTACCATTCGCAAGGAGAACCCAAAAAAGCAATAGAGTATTTTAAGAAAGCCATCAATAATAATTATCTTGATTATATGGCTCATTGGTTTCTAGGAAAATATTATCTTGAAAACAACCAACCTAATAAAGCTATTGATGAAATCATAACGGCTCATATCCTAAACAGGAATCATATTCTTATAAAAAAAGACCTTGCAACTGTTTTAAGAAAACTAGGCTATAAATTTGAAGATTGGACCTTTACTCCTCAAATTAAAATCTCCCAGCCTGATTCTCAAAATGTAAAAATTGGCTTTAAATCAGAATGGGCAGGATATGCTTTCGCTAAAGCAGTATGGGCTTACGAACCCAATTATAAAAAATCAATGGGCGTTAAAGAGGATGGAATCTCTATTTTAGAAGAAAAAGAATCTTTACTGGGATTATACGTTGGCAACATTAACAATAAAAAATTCGCTAAAACTCCGATGTTCATTGCGCTAAAAAATTCAATAAAAAACCGCCAGTTTGATGAATTTATTCTTTATGAAATTTTCATTGTTGAAACCCCTTTTATCGCCTATCAGTTTCCCAAAGAACTAATTCTAAAAATAAAAAAATATATCCTAGAATCAAGATGTAAATTTTCAAAGAAAAAGCAAAAAAGGAAAAAGAGATAA
- the ybaK gene encoding Cys-tRNA(Pro) deacylase, which translates to MKKTNAIRLLEQKKIPFDLITYTYNSDNLNVEQIAKDNHLELHQIYKTLVVQGDKTGLLVALVPGNQSLSLKKLAAISGNKKVSMVAVKDLQRHTGYIRGGCSPFGMKKQYATYVSKEAKDLEIMYVNAGVRGLLVGGKPSELCAAIDVEWSELI; encoded by the coding sequence ATGAAAAAAACAAATGCTATACGCTTACTTGAGCAAAAAAAAATTCCATTTGACTTGATTACTTATACATATAATAGTGACAATCTGAATGTGGAACAGATTGCAAAGGACAATCATTTGGAACTGCATCAAATCTATAAGACCTTGGTGGTTCAAGGGGACAAAACAGGGTTGCTTGTGGCTTTGGTTCCAGGTAATCAATCCCTATCCTTAAAAAAATTGGCCGCAATAAGTGGGAATAAAAAGGTAAGCATGGTAGCCGTTAAAGATTTGCAACGACATACAGGCTATATTAGAGGGGGCTGTTCACCCTTTGGTATGAAAAAACAATATGCTACCTATGTTTCGAAAGAGGCAAAAGATTTAGAAATAATGTATGTCAATGCAGGAGTAAGAGGATTGTTGGTGGGAGGAAAACCAAGCGAACTTTGCGCAGCAATTGATGTGGAATGGTCAGAACTTATTTAA